One Romboutsia sp. 13368 genomic window carries:
- a CDS encoding alpha/beta-type small acid-soluble spore protein produces the protein MSNNNRTVVPEAKAALNQMKLEIANEIGLQNYDTVDKGNLTARQNGYVGGYMTKKLVELAEQQMAGK, from the coding sequence ATGTCAAACAACAATAGAACTGTAGTTCCAGAAGCTAAAGCAGCTTTAAATCAAATGAAGTTAGAAATAGCTAACGAAATAGGATTACAAAACTACGATACTGTTGACAAAGGAAACTTAACAGCTAGACAAAATGGTTATGTTGGTGGTTATATGACTAAAAAATTAGTTGAATTAGCTGAACAACAAATGGCTGGTAAGTAG
- a CDS encoding small, acid-soluble spore protein, alpha/beta type, whose product MDKDILNKPGKKSATKSKKSKILTDNDIMKYEIASELGLIDKVSELGWAGLTAKEAGKIGGMLTSRKKQKKKAEEAKKDDGTV is encoded by the coding sequence ATGGATAAAGATATTTTAAATAAACCGGGTAAAAAAAGTGCAACAAAGTCTAAAAAGAGTAAAATATTGACAGATAATGATATAATGAAATATGAGATTGCATCTGAACTTGGTCTAATAGATAAAGTTTCAGAATTAGGATGGGCAGGACTTACTGCTAAAGAAGCTGGAAAAATTGGTGGAATGTTAACATCAAGGAAAAAGCAAAAGAAAAAGGCGGAGGAAGCAAAAAAAGACGATGGAACAGTATAG
- the hpt gene encoding hypoxanthine phosphoribosyltransferase — protein sequence MNIETKKWEVLCSEEQIASKLKELGEQISKDYEGKNLLVVSLLKGSFIFCADLVRNITVPVKIEFMTTSSYGHGEVNTGVKVVSDVNCDLEGYDVLIVDDITDTALTMHHVINHLKAKNPNSVKSCVLLDKPSRRKVELVPDYCGFEIEDKFVVGYGLNYGDYYRNIPYVFNVTNEDR from the coding sequence ATGAATATAGAAACTAAAAAGTGGGAAGTTTTATGTTCTGAAGAGCAGATAGCATCAAAACTTAAAGAATTAGGAGAGCAAATATCTAAAGATTATGAAGGAAAGAATCTTTTAGTGGTATCTTTATTAAAAGGAAGCTTCATATTCTGTGCAGACTTAGTAAGAAACATAACTGTACCAGTTAAAATAGAATTCATGACTACTTCTAGTTATGGACATGGAGAAGTAAATACAGGAGTAAAAGTAGTTTCAGATGTTAACTGTGACTTAGAAGGATATGATGTATTAATAGTTGACGATATAACAGATACAGCACTTACTATGCATCACGTTATAAATCACTTAAAAGCTAAAAATCCAAACAGTGTAAAATCTTGTGTATTACTTGATAAGCCAAGCAGAAGAAAGGTAGAATTAGTACCTGATTACTGTGGATTTGAAATAGAAGATAAATTCGTTGTAGGGTATGGATTAAACTATGGTGATTACTATAGAAATATACCTTATGTATTCAACGTTACAAATGAAGATAGATAA
- a CDS encoding polysaccharide deacetylase family protein — MRIKKNKGLISSIFFVILTMTLLFGMVYGIRYVCYKQEDSNMPIYKVDTDDKKISLSFDVAWGSNNIDEILNILDKHNAKATFFLVGSWVDDNEELVKKIHSKGHELGNHSNTHSNTTVLSDEDILQEIQLTTDKIQKITDEEVTLYRPPFGEVDGKTMEICKSLGYQVIKWDIDSLDWKEIGTQHIIDRVIRNSEPGSIVLFHANVNGINYYLDDILTKLKQDNYDVVSVSELLYEGDYTVDSNGVQKIKK, encoded by the coding sequence TTGAGAATCAAAAAAAATAAAGGTTTAATTTCGAGTATATTTTTTGTAATTTTAACGATGACTTTATTATTTGGTATGGTTTATGGAATAAGATATGTATGCTATAAACAAGAAGATTCAAATATGCCAATATATAAGGTTGATACAGATGATAAAAAAATAAGTTTGAGCTTTGATGTTGCATGGGGTTCAAATAATATAGATGAAATATTAAACATATTAGATAAACATAATGCAAAAGCAACATTTTTCTTAGTTGGAAGTTGGGTAGATGATAATGAAGAATTAGTAAAAAAAATACATAGTAAAGGTCATGAATTAGGAAATCATTCTAATACTCATTCTAATACTACAGTTTTATCTGATGAAGATATACTACAGGAAATTCAATTAACTACAGATAAAATACAAAAAATAACTGATGAAGAAGTAACTTTATACAGACCTCCATTTGGAGAAGTAGATGGCAAAACTATGGAAATATGTAAATCATTAGGTTACCAAGTTATAAAATGGGATATAGATTCTTTGGATTGGAAAGAGATTGGAACGCAGCATATTATTGATAGGGTTATAAGAAATTCTGAGCCAGGTTCTATAGTATTATTTCATGCGAATGTAAATGGAATTAATTATTACTTAGATGATATATTAACTAAATTAAAACAAGATAATTATGATGTAGTATCAGTATCAGAGTTACTGTACGAAGGTGATTATACAGTTGATAGTAATGGAGTTCAAAAAATAAAAAAGTAA
- a CDS encoding VOC family protein: NNIIGGTPMAIKMIHHVCIQTDKYKESLDFYTNILGFKIVQESKDFHTREYNTWIKCGEFMIELQTAKANDTLHKWSSLNSGPVHLGFIVDDVQAEYERIKNLGYTDFKLKNGKIVYEVEGEKLFKVKAPEGTEIEIRDTDI; encoded by the coding sequence ATAATAATATTATAGGAGGAACACCTATGGCTATAAAAATGATACATCATGTGTGTATACAAACTGATAAATATAAGGAATCATTAGATTTTTATACAAATATATTAGGATTTAAGATAGTTCAAGAAAGTAAAGATTTTCATACTAGAGAATATAACACTTGGATAAAATGTGGAGAATTTATGATAGAGCTACAAACTGCTAAAGCTAATGATACTTTACATAAATGGAGCTCTTTAAATTCTGGACCTGTACATTTAGGTTTTATAGTTGATGATGTACAAGCAGAATATGAAAGAATTAAAAATCTAGGGTATACAGATTTTAAATTAAAAAATGGAAAAATTGTATACGAGGTTGAAGGAGAAAAGTTATTTAAGGTAAAAGCTCCAGAAGGAACAGAAATAGAAATAAGAGATACAGATATATAA
- a CDS encoding single-stranded DNA-binding protein gives MIVVKEDTNIVNLKGRIENSLQFSHEIFGEKFYTTKIKINRLSESYDVLPITVSERLLEEVDLEEDKLVKITGQLRSYNKNIDNKNRLVLTVFVRDMQVEEEDSKDPNSIFLDGYVCKEPIYRKTPLGREITDLLVAINRPYNKSDYIPSIVWGRNAKFAKSLKVGDRIQMWGRVQSREYEKKGIDGELIKKTAYEVSISKIKKMSENNND, from the coding sequence ATGATAGTTGTAAAAGAAGATACTAATATAGTTAATTTAAAAGGTAGAATAGAAAATAGCTTACAATTTAGTCATGAAATATTTGGGGAAAAATTCTATACTACTAAGATAAAAATAAATAGACTTAGTGAGTCTTATGATGTTTTACCTATAACTGTTTCAGAGAGATTATTAGAAGAAGTAGATTTAGAGGAAGATAAATTAGTTAAAATTACAGGTCAATTAAGATCTTATAATAAAAATATAGACAATAAAAATAGATTAGTATTAACAGTATTTGTGAGAGATATGCAAGTTGAGGAAGAAGATAGCAAGGATCCAAATAGTATATTTTTAGATGGATATGTATGTAAAGAACCTATATATAGAAAAACTCCATTAGGAAGGGAAATAACTGATTTATTAGTTGCTATAAATAGACCATACAATAAATCAGATTATATACCATCGATAGTATGGGGAAGAAATGCAAAATTTGCAAAAAGCTTGAAGGTTGGAGACAGGATACAAATGTGGGGTAGAGTTCAAAGTAGAGAGTATGAGAAAAAAGGTATAGATGGTGAATTAATAAAGAAAACTGCTTATGAAGTTTCTATTTCAAAGATAAAAAAGATGTCAGAAAATAACAATGATTAA
- a CDS encoding sigma-54-dependent Fis family transcriptional regulator, which yields MITLKYIKDEIQKIAEAIEAVLNIDVTIVDENLIRVAGTGIYIDKIGKKVDGYSAFRKSILEKSTILITDPSCNEICKECYYRFDCKEFSEICCPIICDGKSYGVIGLIAFNKDQADRINNDYENLINFLGKMADLISNKLKAQIKAYELELEKKKLETLLNSMDKAIVSIDIQGNIDRYNSKFKKIFKLKDAAHNKNIFNILDFMKNTSISKFEKERSNSFYYKKDKYTLRGVYNVSDITLNNELKGYVIDFIDKKDAIKNYNKINKEYKIMLDSIIGQSDIIENTKNEALMASKSTSTVLITGESGTGKELFARAIHNHSKRCDNPFIAVNCAAIPDNLLESELFGYEDGAFTGAKKGGNLGKFELAHKGTIFLDEIGDMSLHLQAKLLRVLQEKELNKIGSNYNKTIDVRVIAATNKNLEEMVSSGLFREDLYYRLNVIPISLPSLRERKEDIPLLVDFMIKDYSKKLDKDVEYIENDVLEELIKYKWQGNIRELQNIIEYSVNMSSSNIITMDLLPNRIKQKQNTEVIIECEDIETLEQLEKREIIKALNKYKNYKKDKEIVAKVLGISRATLYRKLDKYNIISK from the coding sequence ATGATAACTCTAAAATACATAAAGGATGAAATACAAAAAATAGCAGAGGCTATAGAAGCAGTTTTAAACATAGATGTAACTATAGTTGATGAAAATTTAATTAGGGTTGCAGGAACGGGTATATATATAGATAAGATTGGAAAAAAAGTAGATGGATACTCTGCTTTCAGAAAATCAATTTTAGAAAAATCAACTATATTAATAACAGACCCAAGTTGTAATGAAATATGTAAAGAATGCTACTATCGCTTTGATTGTAAAGAGTTTTCTGAAATATGTTGTCCTATAATATGTGATGGAAAATCATATGGAGTAATAGGACTTATAGCTTTTAATAAAGATCAAGCTGATAGAATTAATAATGATTATGAGAACCTTATTAATTTTTTAGGGAAGATGGCAGATTTAATTTCTAATAAATTAAAAGCACAAATTAAAGCATATGAATTAGAGTTAGAAAAGAAAAAATTAGAGACGTTATTAAATAGTATGGACAAGGCTATCGTATCTATAGATATACAGGGAAATATAGATAGATACAACTCAAAATTTAAAAAAATATTTAAACTAAAAGATGCAGCACATAATAAAAATATTTTTAACATTTTAGATTTTATGAAGAATACATCTATTAGTAAATTTGAAAAAGAGAGATCTAATAGTTTTTATTATAAAAAAGATAAGTATACCTTAAGGGGAGTATATAATGTAAGTGATATAACTTTAAATAATGAACTTAAAGGATATGTTATAGATTTCATAGATAAGAAAGATGCTATAAAGAACTATAATAAAATAAATAAAGAATACAAAATAATGTTAGATAGTATTATTGGGCAATCTGATATTATAGAAAATACAAAAAATGAAGCATTAATGGCATCAAAATCTACATCTACAGTATTAATAACAGGTGAAAGCGGAACAGGAAAAGAATTATTTGCAAGAGCTATACATAATCATAGTAAAAGGTGTGATAACCCATTTATAGCGGTAAACTGTGCTGCAATACCAGACAACTTACTAGAAAGTGAGTTATTTGGATATGAAGATGGTGCATTTACAGGAGCTAAAAAGGGTGGAAATCTAGGAAAGTTTGAACTTGCACATAAGGGAACTATATTTTTAGATGAAATAGGAGATATGAGCCTTCACCTTCAGGCAAAACTTCTAAGAGTTTTACAAGAAAAAGAACTTAATAAAATAGGATCTAATTATAATAAAACAATAGACGTAAGAGTAATAGCAGCTACAAACAAGAACTTAGAAGAGATGGTCAGTAGTGGCTTATTTAGAGAAGATTTATATTATAGATTAAATGTTATACCTATAAGCTTGCCAAGTCTAAGAGAAAGAAAAGAAGATATACCTTTACTAGTAGACTTTATGATTAAAGATTATTCTAAAAAATTAGATAAAGATGTAGAGTATATTGAAAATGATGTACTTGAAGAATTAATAAAATATAAGTGGCAAGGAAATATAAGAGAATTACAAAATATAATTGAATATAGTGTAAATATGTCATCGTCTAATATTATTACAATGGATTTACTACCTAATAGAATTAAGCAAAAGCAAAATACTGAAGTAATAATAGAATGTGAAGACATTGAAACTTTAGAACAACTTGAAAAAAGAGAGATAATAAAGGCTTTAAATAAATATAAAAACTACAAAAAAGATAAAGAAATAGTAGCTAAAGTATTGGGTATATCTAGAGCTACTTTGTATAGAAAATTAGATAAATATAATATAATCTCAAAATGA
- a CDS encoding L-cysteine desulfidase family protein produces MMNIKNRLVDILKAEVKPALGCTEPVAVALACAKAKELLGEKIVKHTVLVSPNVYKNGMCVGIPGTERLGLKISVALGFIGGHSQNGLRVLETLTPEEVRLAEEYMDNNPIDISPANTKEKVYIEVYLQGETRTSKAIIRTKHDNFVYLESDGEVLLNDEESAIELVATADNEENIMDTITIKALIENIEELEFEDIEFLLDGIAMNEEIANYGLNQKIGIGVGYGIKKSMEDGLLGDDLLNNAMMITAAASDARMAGVKMPVMSSNGSGNHGITAILPIVAYNKKFPQSDEKLAKALAISHLVTAYVKNFTGRLSAVCGCGVAASTGASAGITWLMSGDIKKVEGAIEHIVASLSGMICDGAKSGCAVKLASAASAAVQSAIIANQDCFVPSKNGIVGSNVEESIKNLGRVSDKGMTVTDEVIINVMDDMNKVK; encoded by the coding sequence ATGATGAATATAAAGAATAGATTAGTTGATATATTAAAAGCAGAAGTAAAGCCAGCATTAGGTTGTACTGAACCGGTAGCTGTAGCACTAGCATGTGCAAAAGCAAAGGAATTATTAGGGGAAAAAATAGTAAAACATACTGTATTAGTTAGTCCAAATGTATATAAAAATGGAATGTGTGTAGGTATACCAGGAACTGAAAGATTAGGATTAAAAATATCAGTAGCATTAGGATTTATAGGAGGTCATTCACAAAATGGATTAAGAGTACTAGAAACTTTAACACCAGAAGAAGTTAGACTTGCGGAAGAGTATATGGATAATAATCCTATAGATATATCACCTGCTAATACTAAAGAAAAGGTATATATAGAAGTTTATTTACAAGGTGAAACTAGAACTTCAAAAGCTATAATAAGAACTAAGCATGATAACTTTGTTTATTTAGAATCTGATGGAGAGGTTTTATTAAATGATGAAGAAAGTGCGATAGAATTAGTAGCTACAGCTGATAATGAAGAAAATATTATGGATACAATAACGATAAAAGCGTTAATTGAAAATATAGAAGAATTAGAATTTGAAGATATAGAATTTTTATTAGATGGAATAGCTATGAATGAAGAAATAGCTAATTATGGGTTAAATCAAAAAATAGGTATAGGTGTTGGATATGGAATTAAAAAGTCTATGGAAGACGGATTACTAGGAGATGATTTATTAAATAATGCTATGATGATAACTGCAGCTGCATCAGACGCTAGAATGGCAGGAGTTAAAATGCCTGTTATGAGTTCAAATGGTAGTGGAAATCACGGAATAACAGCTATACTTCCAATAGTTGCTTATAATAAGAAGTTTCCTCAAAGTGATGAAAAATTAGCTAAAGCTTTAGCAATATCTCATTTAGTTACAGCTTATGTAAAAAACTTTACAGGTAGATTATCTGCAGTATGTGGATGTGGCGTTGCAGCATCTACAGGAGCTTCAGCTGGTATAACTTGGTTAATGAGCGGAGATATAAAGAAAGTTGAAGGAGCAATAGAGCATATAGTAGCTAGTTTAAGTGGTATGATATGTGATGGAGCTAAATCTGGATGTGCAGTTAAATTAGCATCAGCAGCATCAGCAGCGGTACAAAGTGCTATAATAGCAAATCAAGATTGTTTTGTGCCTTCTAAAAATGGAATAGTAGGTTCAAATGTTGAAGAAAGTATAAAAAATTTAGGTAGAGTAAGTGATAAAGGAATGACAGTTACAGATGAGGTTATAATAAATGTAATGGATGATATGAATAAGGTTAAGTAA
- a CDS encoding class I SAM-dependent methyltransferase — protein MKSILYHSYDPHDDLTDTSDDITCFLDTVKYKIGNNILLVGNIGNLGNRLRMLGVSVTILEDTCYEDICYSLIKNINCNVVKGSLEYLPFENEYFDKVIILDYFNHTTHCERVIKEINRVLKINGEVILEDLNLKNIKVKLKNLKHKICGESINYHYPNEVIHLFSKVNIDGTLKEIENERYIYIGKRK, from the coding sequence ATGAAAAGCATACTATATCATAGTTATGATCCTCATGATGATTTAACAGATACTTCTGATGATATAACGTGTTTTTTAGATACTGTAAAGTATAAGATAGGAAACAATATACTTCTTGTTGGAAATATAGGTAATCTAGGAAACAGACTAAGAATGTTAGGAGTTTCGGTTACAATATTAGAGGATACTTGCTATGAAGATATATGTTACTCTTTAATAAAAAATATTAATTGTAATGTTGTAAAAGGAAGTTTAGAGTATTTACCCTTTGAAAATGAATACTTTGATAAAGTAATTATCTTAGATTATTTTAATCATACAACACACTGTGAAAGAGTAATAAAAGAAATCAATAGAGTATTGAAGATAAATGGAGAAGTTATATTAGAAGACTTAAATTTAAAGAATATAAAAGTTAAATTAAAGAATCTAAAACATAAAATTTGTGGTGAAAGTATAAATTATCATTATCCTAATGAAGTTATTCATTTATTTTCAAAAGTGAACATTGATGGTACATTAAAAGAAATAGAAAATGAAAGATACATTTATATAGGTAAGAGAAAATAG
- a CDS encoding DUF4397 domain-containing protein, translating to MRNFNENYSLVRVLHAVVEGDVVDIYLNGSPFFNNIQFTDFTPYVYVPKGQYTVEVFLRDQKENPIITGNIDITSNELVTIAIIGESDKTIDILPIEEEMTIPTGNQSKVRFIHLVPNGRPVDIVLDGQRVLEDVEYKEITPYTDVNPKTYQVDVLLSENGQLIRQIQVTINPGRVYSFYALGNKPNFQIFQSLDGATFMM from the coding sequence GTGAGAAATTTTAATGAAAATTACTCTTTAGTTAGAGTCTTACATGCAGTGGTAGAAGGTGATGTTGTAGATATATACTTAAATGGAAGTCCATTTTTTAATAATATCCAATTTACTGATTTTACACCATACGTATATGTTCCAAAGGGTCAATATACAGTAGAAGTTTTTTTAAGAGATCAAAAAGAAAATCCGATAATTACAGGTAATATAGATATAACTTCTAATGAGTTAGTTACTATAGCTATTATAGGGGAATCAGATAAAACTATAGATATACTACCAATAGAAGAAGAAATGACAATACCTACAGGCAATCAATCTAAAGTGAGATTTATACATTTAGTTCCAAATGGAAGACCTGTAGATATTGTGTTAGATGGGCAAAGAGTTTTAGAGGATGTTGAGTATAAAGAAATAACTCCATATACAGATGTAAATCCTAAAACATATCAAGTTGATGTATTATTAAGTGAAAATGGTCAATTAATTAGACAAATACAAGTAACTATAAATCCAGGTAGGGTGTATAGTTTTTATGCATTAGGCAATAAACCAAATTTCCAAATATTCCAGTCTTTAGATGGAGCAACTTTTATGATGTAA
- a CDS encoding DUF4364 family protein, producing MFENSSEELASHKLLILYILDKINMDLTNSQITQVVLETEMMNYFSLQQFLSQLMESKFLTTYKESDREYYSLTQKGLEILEYFLSRIPEDVTKKIDEYISLNKQNLLSDTEVKSSFIQQNDNEFIVNLRVIENQSNLIDLNLNVSSEKQAQQICNNWKRNASYMYAEIIDLLIKEDH from the coding sequence ATGTTTGAAAACTCATCTGAAGAATTAGCTTCTCATAAGCTCTTAATTTTATACATACTAGATAAAATTAATATGGATTTAACTAATTCTCAAATAACGCAAGTTGTTCTAGAAACTGAAATGATGAATTATTTTTCTCTCCAGCAGTTTTTATCTCAGCTTATGGAATCTAAATTTTTAACTACATATAAAGAATCTGATAGAGAATATTACTCTCTTACTCAAAAAGGACTTGAGATTTTAGAATACTTCTTATCTAGAATTCCAGAAGATGTTACTAAGAAAATAGACGAGTATATATCTCTTAATAAACAAAACTTATTATCTGACACTGAAGTAAAATCAAGTTTTATTCAACAAAATGATAATGAATTTATTGTTAACTTAAGAGTTATAGAAAATCAATCAAACTTAATAGATTTAAATTTAAATGTTTCTTCTGAAAAGCAAGCTCAACAAATCTGCAATAATTGGAAAAGAAATGCATCTTATATGTATGCAGAAATTATAGACTTATTAATAAAAGAAGACCATTAA